One window of the Thermasporomyces composti genome contains the following:
- the glpK gene encoding glycerol kinase GlpK codes for MTDYVAAIDQGTTSTRCMIFDHLGRVVSSHQVEHKQIFPRAGWVEHDPEEIWTNTREVAAGALAKAGLNASSIAAIGITNQRETALVWERSTGKPVYNAIVWQDTRTAEICERLGALGGGADRYRDRVGLPLATYFSGPKVMWILENVEGAREKAERGELLFGTIDTWLLWNLTGGPDGGLHITDVTNASRTMLMDLETLQWDADIAAEMGIPLSMLPEIRSSSEVYAPGRAGGWMSSGVPIASALGDQQAATFGQVCFDVGTAKNTYGTGNFLLLNTGTERVRSENGLITTACYKIGDGPCVYALEGSIAVTGSLVQWLRDNLGLIKSAPEVEDLARTVEDNGGAYFVPAFSGLFAPYWRSDARGVLVGLTRYVNKGHIARAVLEATAFQTREVVDAMNADSGVALSELKVDGGMVANELLMQFQSDILDVPVIRPQVAETTALGAAYAAGLAVGYWSNQDDLRRNWQEDKRWLPNMDAEVREREYARWKKAVTRTFDWVD; via the coding sequence ATGACCGACTACGTCGCCGCGATCGATCAGGGAACGACCAGCACTCGGTGCATGATCTTCGACCACCTCGGTCGAGTCGTCAGCAGCCACCAGGTCGAGCACAAGCAGATCTTCCCCCGCGCGGGCTGGGTCGAGCACGATCCCGAGGAGATCTGGACCAACACCCGTGAGGTCGCGGCCGGAGCCCTCGCCAAGGCGGGCCTCAACGCGAGCTCCATCGCCGCCATCGGCATCACCAACCAGCGCGAGACCGCCCTGGTGTGGGAGCGGTCGACGGGGAAGCCGGTCTACAACGCGATCGTGTGGCAGGACACCCGCACCGCCGAGATCTGCGAGCGGCTTGGCGCGTTGGGCGGCGGCGCGGATCGCTACCGCGATCGCGTGGGCCTCCCGCTGGCCACGTACTTCTCGGGCCCGAAGGTCATGTGGATCCTGGAGAACGTCGAAGGCGCTCGGGAGAAGGCCGAACGCGGTGAGCTGCTCTTCGGCACGATCGACACCTGGCTGCTGTGGAACCTCACGGGTGGCCCCGACGGAGGGCTCCACATCACGGACGTGACGAACGCGTCCCGCACGATGCTGATGGATCTCGAGACGCTCCAGTGGGACGCCGACATCGCGGCCGAGATGGGCATCCCCCTGTCGATGCTGCCGGAGATCCGTTCCTCCTCCGAGGTCTACGCGCCGGGTCGCGCTGGAGGTTGGATGTCGTCGGGGGTTCCCATCGCCTCCGCGCTCGGTGACCAGCAGGCCGCGACGTTCGGCCAGGTGTGCTTCGACGTGGGTACGGCCAAGAACACCTACGGCACCGGGAACTTCCTCCTGCTCAACACCGGCACCGAGCGGGTGCGCAGTGAGAACGGCCTGATCACGACCGCGTGCTACAAGATCGGCGACGGCCCGTGCGTCTACGCCCTGGAGGGCTCCATCGCGGTGACCGGCTCCCTCGTGCAGTGGCTGCGCGACAACCTCGGGCTCATCAAGAGCGCCCCGGAGGTCGAGGACCTCGCCCGCACCGTCGAGGACAACGGCGGAGCCTACTTCGTGCCGGCGTTCTCCGGGCTGTTCGCGCCCTACTGGCGGTCGGACGCGCGTGGCGTGCTCGTCGGCCTCACGCGTTACGTCAACAAGGGCCACATCGCGCGTGCCGTGCTGGAGGCGACCGCCTTCCAGACTCGCGAGGTCGTCGACGCCATGAACGCCGACTCGGGCGTGGCGTTGAGCGAGCTGAAGGTCGACGGCGGCATGGTGGCGAACGAGCTGCTCATGCAGTTCCAGTCCGACATCCTCGACGTTCCGGTGATCCGTCCGCAGGTGGCCGAGACGACCGCGCTGGGCGCCGCGTACGCCGCCGGGCTGGCCGTGGGGTACTGGTCCAACCAGGACGACCTTCGGCGGAACTGGCAGGAGGACAAGCGCTGGCTGCCGAACATGGACGCCGAGGTACGCGAGCGCGAATACGCCCGATGGAAGAAGGCGGTCACCCGAACCTTCGACTGGGTGGACTGA